One genomic window of Elusimicrobiales bacterium includes the following:
- a CDS encoding putative peptidoglycan glycosyltransferase FtsW, translating into MILSQRLRRQIAALNPADSPYKVDKGLFFTALLLTMLGVIFMYSSSAFLADYYKRDQFYFFKRQIVFVSAGLALMLFLARYYESLRARVNAEHLLYAAWAALAAVFLFKPIANVHRWIPLGPVQIQPSEFAKITLIIYIADYLDKARSRVQKTGLALGRPFVMTAVTLLLIGAGRDLGTPILLLAVVFLMFYAAGARFGSIAKWGLLSVPVIIYAVVSNPYRLTRLMTFMSPQKQASEAGYQLSQSFLAVGSGGWFGAGLGASKMKLMYLPAPHTDFIFAIMSEELGFLRMIPLIGLFGYLLARGIRTAKHADTFSGSMTALGLILMIVIQAFFNMAMSLGLTPTKGVPLPFFSYGGSAALSTLAMTGILLCISMRRPAGAR; encoded by the coding sequence ATGATTTTAAGCCAAAGGCTAAGACGGCAGATTGCCGCCCTCAATCCGGCGGATTCTCCCTACAAGGTGGACAAGGGGCTGTTTTTCACCGCCCTGCTGCTTACGATGCTGGGAGTGATATTCATGTATTCCTCCAGCGCCTTCCTGGCGGATTACTACAAGCGGGACCAGTTTTATTTCTTCAAGCGGCAGATTGTTTTCGTGTCCGCGGGGCTGGCCCTGATGCTTTTCCTGGCCCGCTATTACGAATCGCTGCGCGCCAGGGTGAACGCCGAGCATCTGCTTTATGCCGCCTGGGCCGCGCTTGCCGCCGTCTTCCTGTTCAAACCGATAGCCAACGTGCACCGCTGGATACCGCTGGGGCCGGTTCAGATACAGCCGTCGGAGTTCGCCAAGATAACGCTGATAATCTACATCGCCGATTATCTGGACAAGGCCAGAAGCCGGGTGCAAAAGACCGGGCTGGCGCTGGGCAGGCCTTTCGTCATGACCGCCGTTACACTATTGCTCATCGGCGCGGGGCGGGACCTGGGAACTCCGATACTGCTGCTGGCCGTGGTTTTCCTGATGTTCTATGCGGCGGGGGCCAGGTTCGGCTCCATCGCCAAATGGGGGCTGCTGTCCGTGCCTGTCATAATCTACGCGGTGGTGAGCAACCCATACCGGCTCACCCGGCTGATGACTTTCATGTCGCCGCAAAAACAGGCGTCGGAGGCGGGGTATCAGCTGAGCCAGTCCTTTCTGGCGGTCGGCTCCGGCGGCTGGTTCGGCGCGGGGCTGGGCGCGTCCAAGATGAAGCTGATGTACCTGCCCGCGCCGCACACGGATTTCATATTCGCCATAATGTCCGAGGAACTGGGCTTTCTGCGCATGATTCCGCTGATAGGGCTGTTCGGGTATCTGCTTGCGCGCGGCATACGCACCGCAAAGCACGCCGACACTTTTTCCGGCTCCATGACCGCGCTGGGGCTTATTCTGATGATTGTCATACAGGCGTTTTTCAATATGGCGATGTCGCTGGGGCTGACTCCCACAAAAGGCGTGCCGCTGCCGTTTTTCTCTTACGGCGGCTCGGCGGCGCTGTCCACGCTGGCGATGACGGGGATACTGCTGTGCATCTCCATGAGGCGTCCGGCGGGGGCGCGGTGA
- the mraY gene encoding phospho-N-acetylmuramoyl-pentapeptide-transferase, with amino-acid sequence MLYYLHELRHVFSPLNVFQYITFRTGGAIVTAFLLSLLLGPALIQRLRRYKIQQVQRANGPATHLAKHGTPTMGGLLILITLVAAVALWARPDCRFIWLLMWTTGLLAFVGICDDYAKLVKKNPAGAPSWLKLLVQLITALTVVAYLAYDPPNAGFTTSVTIPYTKQLTVDLGALYFALAMFLVVGSSNAVNLTDGLDGLAAGNMILCALTCGVFAYMAGNAKFAAYLKMMPVEGAGEIAVFMGALAGSCLGFLWFNAHPAEMFMGDTSSLFLGGVIGVAAICVKQELLLPVVGGVFVLETLSVILQMASFRLRGGKRLFRMAPLHHHYELGGLAETKVTVRFWIAGIMLMLAALASLKLR; translated from the coding sequence ATGCTTTACTATCTCCACGAACTGCGCCATGTTTTCAGCCCGCTAAACGTCTTCCAGTACATCACCTTCAGGACTGGCGGCGCGATAGTAACGGCCTTCCTGCTGAGCCTGCTGCTGGGCCCCGCGCTTATACAAAGGCTGCGCCGGTACAAAATACAGCAGGTGCAGCGCGCCAACGGGCCGGCGACGCATCTGGCCAAGCACGGCACGCCCACCATGGGCGGGCTGCTGATACTGATAACGCTGGTCGCCGCCGTCGCGCTGTGGGCCAGGCCGGACTGCCGCTTCATCTGGCTGCTGATGTGGACCACGGGGCTGCTGGCCTTCGTGGGCATCTGCGACGATTACGCCAAGCTGGTCAAAAAGAATCCGGCGGGCGCGCCGTCGTGGCTGAAGCTGCTGGTCCAGCTTATAACCGCCCTGACGGTTGTGGCCTATCTGGCCTACGACCCGCCCAATGCAGGCTTTACCACCTCGGTAACCATTCCCTATACCAAACAGTTGACGGTTGACCTGGGGGCGCTGTATTTCGCGCTGGCGATGTTTCTGGTGGTGGGCTCGTCAAACGCGGTGAACCTTACCGACGGGCTGGACGGCCTCGCCGCCGGCAACATGATTTTATGCGCGCTTACCTGCGGCGTCTTCGCCTATATGGCGGGCAACGCGAAATTCGCCGCCTATCTTAAAATGATGCCGGTGGAAGGCGCGGGCGAAATAGCGGTGTTCATGGGCGCGCTGGCCGGCTCCTGCCTGGGGTTTCTGTGGTTCAACGCCCATCCGGCGGAGATGTTCATGGGGGACACCAGCTCGCTTTTTCTGGGCGGGGTGATAGGCGTGGCGGCAATCTGCGTCAAGCAGGAGTTGCTGCTGCCGGTGGTGGGCGGCGTGTTCGTGCTGGAGACGCTGTCGGTAATCCTCCAGATGGCCTCTTTCCGGCTGCGGGGCGGCAAGCGGCTGTTCAGGATGGCGCCGCTGCATCATCATTACGAGCTTGGCGGCCTGGCCGAGACGAAGGTTACGGTCCGCTTCTGGATTGCGGGGATAATGCTGATGCTGGCCGCGCTGGCCTCGCTGAAACTGCGATGA
- a CDS encoding UDP-N-acetylglucosamine--N-acetylmuramyl-(pentapeptide) pyrophosphoryl-undecaprenol N-acetylglucosamine transferase — MHLHEASGGGAVKALIAGGGTGGHFYPGYAAALELKKRGWETLFFVKENDISIAALDAAHLPWTQTALCGFPRSLNPLAHAAFAWKLANALRIARNVIADWKPDIVIGTGGYISFPAVLAARLYGVPSLIHDSNAVFGLANRVCAKFATAIAAGLPVPGQNAVITGTPVRGEFANLPPRGEAAKIFGLDPQKKTVLVFGGSMGARAFNTAGIAAETALCARMPDLQFLHIAGKAGYPALAAQKLSANIKLLEYCGEMHAAFAAADLIVCRSGASTLAELIAAKKPSIQIPLPVVAAHQEDNGRVLERAGCAAVILESPNLSKDLEQAIARLISEPQSLQKMSDAFAASGLPDPLKAASAIAALAEKTAGEIRA, encoded by the coding sequence GTGCATCTCCATGAGGCGTCCGGCGGGGGCGCGGTGAAGGCGCTTATCGCCGGGGGGGGGACCGGCGGGCATTTCTACCCCGGCTATGCCGCCGCGCTGGAGCTTAAAAAGCGCGGCTGGGAAACACTTTTTTTCGTCAAAGAAAATGACATCTCAATAGCCGCGCTTGACGCCGCGCATTTACCCTGGACGCAGACCGCGCTGTGCGGCTTCCCGCGCAGCCTCAACCCGCTGGCCCATGCGGCGTTCGCCTGGAAGCTGGCAAATGCGCTGCGCATTGCGCGCAATGTTATCGCGGACTGGAAACCGGATATTGTAATCGGCACGGGCGGATATATTTCTTTCCCGGCGGTGCTGGCGGCGCGTTTATACGGAGTGCCGTCGCTTATACATGATTCCAACGCGGTTTTCGGGCTGGCCAACCGCGTCTGCGCCAAATTCGCCACCGCCATAGCCGCCGGTTTGCCGGTTCCGGGACAGAACGCGGTTATAACCGGCACGCCGGTGCGCGGGGAATTCGCCAATCTGCCCCCGCGCGGCGAAGCCGCTAAAATTTTCGGGCTGGACCCGCAAAAAAAGACTGTTCTTGTCTTCGGCGGCAGCATGGGCGCGCGCGCGTTCAATACCGCCGGCATCGCGGCGGAAACCGCGCTCTGCGCCAGAATGCCGGATTTGCAGTTCCTCCATATCGCCGGCAAAGCCGGCTATCCCGCGCTGGCGGCGCAAAAACTGTCCGCGAACATAAAGCTGCTGGAATACTGCGGAGAAATGCACGCCGCCTTCGCCGCGGCGGATTTGATAGTCTGCCGCTCCGGCGCAAGCACACTGGCCGAGCTTATCGCCGCGAAAAAACCGTCCATACAGATTCCGCTTCCCGTTGTCGCGGCCCATCAGGAGGACAACGGCAGAGTATTGGAGCGCGCCGGCTGCGCGGCAGTGATTTTGGAATCGCCGAATCTGTCCAAAGATTTGGAGCAAGCCATCGCCCGCCTTATTTCCGAACCGCAGTCCTTGCAGAAAATGTCAGACGCTTTCGCGGCATCCGGTCTGCCGGACCCGTTAAAAGCCGCCTCCGCCATAGCCGCCCTAGCCGAAAAAACCGCAGGAGAAATTCGCGCATGA
- a CDS encoding HNH endonuclease: protein MKLSKHIFRMPTKPSIIGRSSSMTNAFIAAVMPYIVPTDVEVRDVLQRLGMDERNIHCAYCGGKHTEWDHLKPFVENRKPTGYYTCIRNLVPACGKCNQSKGNKNWHEWMRKKHSATEGFEGRFHRLEEYERWGQISPLPIEKILDAKIWDAYFSQCNKIVEAMKAAQDEADKLAPLISKYAEKIKLSGV from the coding sequence ATGAAGCTGTCAAAACACATTTTCCGTATGCCCACCAAACCAAGCATAATTGGGCGTTCCAGCAGCATGACAAATGCTTTTATTGCTGCGGTTATGCCATATATAGTCCCAACAGATGTGGAAGTGCGCGATGTGTTACAGAGGCTCGGAATGGACGAACGTAATATTCATTGTGCCTATTGCGGCGGGAAACATACAGAATGGGACCATCTTAAGCCATTTGTCGAGAACCGCAAACCTACGGGTTATTATACTTGTATTAGGAATCTCGTCCCTGCTTGTGGCAAATGCAATCAATCCAAAGGCAACAAAAACTGGCACGAATGGATGCGGAAAAAACATTCCGCAACGGAAGGCTTTGAAGGAAGATTTCACCGTCTGGAAGAATACGAGAGGTGGGGGCAAATATCGCCTTTACCGATAGAAAAAATCCTAGATGCAAAGATTTGGGACGCATATTTTAGCCAATGCAATAAAATTGTCGAAGCAATGAAAGCAGCACAAGACGAAGCCGA